A genome region from Natranaeroarchaeum sulfidigenes includes the following:
- a CDS encoding DUF433 domain-containing protein, with the protein MTITQDEDVLRGEPRIEGTRIAVRQVADMVIDGDQSPPHVADQLDVALAAVYEALSYYYAHPDTMRELARENADAFERVRETALKPNVS; encoded by the coding sequence ATGACTATCACCCAGGACGAAGACGTTCTCAGGGGTGAGCCACGGATCGAGGGGACTCGAATTGCGGTTCGACAGGTCGCCGACATGGTGATCGACGGCGATCAGTCACCGCCCCACGTTGCTGATCAGCTCGACGTGGCGCTTGCAGCAGTGTACGAGGCACTCTCGTACTATTATGCACACCCCGACACCATGCGAGAGCTCGCACGGGAGAACGCCGACGCGTTCGAGCGGGTTCGCGAAACCGCGCTGAAGCCCAACGTCTCGTGA
- a CDS encoding transcriptional regulator produces the protein MSTPDHPTGGIDTVRERLNVVTQETRFSLIQDILGHPAQLPTLKELDYVNPDKSQTTIRQHLQKLVTEGIVEEVALPKDQRQNDLPYKFYGLSEEGREFLDEHGLLRAEETLGEIYNTIEKTETIQRYETAPRPDR, from the coding sequence ATGAGCACACCAGACCACCCGACGGGCGGGATCGATACGGTGCGGGAACGACTGAACGTCGTCACCCAGGAGACGCGATTCTCGCTGATTCAGGATATCCTCGGGCATCCTGCCCAACTGCCGACGCTGAAGGAACTGGACTACGTCAACCCGGATAAAAGTCAGACGACGATTCGCCAGCACCTCCAGAAACTCGTCACCGAGGGCATCGTTGAGGAAGTCGCGCTGCCGAAAGACCAGCGGCAAAACGACCTCCCGTACAAGTTCTACGGGCTTAGCGAGGAGGGCCGTGAGTTCCTGGATGAACACGGGCTACTCCGTGCGGAGGAAACGCTGGGGGAGATATACAACACCATCGAAAAAACCGAGACTATCCAGCGGTACGAAACCGCACCGCGGCCCGACCGCTAA